GTTTCTTTATTCAAtgtaaaatataacataaaaagacTAAATGTAGCAATAGCTGACTAGTCAAAACATAAAGCAGATTCATTTTGTTCGCATTTTTACACAGTAGGAGGTCTTTAGTTGAAACAAATATTTCAACCAACCTACATCTATATTGAGAGAGAAGGTGAAGGATAACATGGATAGTGTAGCTAGTTTTAAAAAGGTTTTGAATAAGAGGAGTCATATTCCTTAAAATACTTCCATCAAACAATATCTATGAGCAGTAAGAGGGGGGACCTGTTCACCACATATAAATTCTGTGCATTACACTGTTACCAATGTAAAACATaacaaagtaaaaaaaaagtaGCAAATACactaatagatagatagatagatagtcaaAACGTATAACATGAATTTTTAACTATTACTAGTTTTTTTCCTCCTAGCGAATAAGATACCTTTAAGCTGTTGATCACTTAACACTTGTTCTGTTTGATAATGATGCTAACTTTACCAATCACCTGACACAACCCTTTCACAttccttaactaaaattattcgtcaTTCATGGGAAAATAGTCGAGTTTACACTCGTTCAACGTTCCCTAACTATAGTATGCTTCATtcaactttaaaaaaaaatgttcacATAGTGCATCGCTACATCATTTCTTAACCCTTTGTGATAAATGAACAGTCTTTGCATTCCCTATCAGTTCATTTTAGAAACTGATATGTGACATTTCACCCTGATATGTGATAtcagggtgaacgaaactctgcccattttctaTCTGCctccgcctgggatcgaacccggaacattaAGACTATCaatcccgagcgttgtccactcagctgtccggCTCCTACCGTCGGCATTCAAGAATGATGAGCATGCCAAGGTCACATTCTAACTCCCCATGCCGACTTTTGGCATTATCAACTGGCTGTACCATCAAATTTTTTTCAATTCATACTTTGAGTATTTCCTATCCGTACTTTGACTGTTAAAGCAAAAAACAGAGTAACCTTCCCCAGATTTATAGGAATTCTCCTGTCCTGCTCCTCGCTCTGTGCTCATGGGTAACTTGTATATTTCTTAATGTTTTACATCACTAAGTTTCTAAACACTGCCGAACCACCCACATACCAATAGAagacaattatattattattatgcaggggggggggagggagagagagagagagagagagagagagagagagagagagagagagagagagagagagagagagagagagagagagagagatagagagagagagctagatagagatagatagagatagagatagagagagagagagagagagagagagagagagagagagagagagagagagagagagagagaaagagagagagagagagagagagagagagagagagagagagagagagagaaagagagacagagagagagagagagagagagagagagagagagagagagagagagagagagagagagagagagagagagagaggaagagagagagagagagagagagagagagagagagagagagagagagagagagagagagagagagagagagatagagagagagctagatagagatagatagagatagagatagagagagagagagagagagagagagagagagagagagagagagagagagagagagagagagagaaagagagacagagagagagagagagagagagagagagagagagagagagagagagagagagagagagagagagagagagagagagagagagagagagagagagagagagagagagagagagagagagagagagagagagagagagagagagagagagagagagagagagagagagagagagagagagagagagagagagagagagagagagagagagatctggaaAAAGACAAACGTTGtccaaatattaaaaaaatggaACCAGCAGAAGGCACTAAATTATGGACCAGTGTGAAAGTCATATATTTCTTAGTGACGAAGAAAGTAAGAGGAGAGTAGGGAAGTAAGAACAGGGAGAGTAGGGTAGTAAGAACAGGGAGAGTAGGGAAGTAAGAACAGGGAGAGTAGGGAAGTAAGAACAAGGAGAGTAGGGAAGTAAGAACAGGGAGAGTAGGGAAGTAAGAACAGGGAGAGTAGGGAAGTAAGAACAGGGAGAGTAGGGTAGTAAGAACAGGgagagtagggagagagagagagagagagagagagagagaggaagagagagagagctagatagagatagagatagagatagagagagagagagagagagagagagagagagagagagagagagagagagagagagagagagaaagagagagagagagagagagagagagagagagagagagagagagagagagagagagagagagaagagagagagagagagagagagagagagagagagagagagagagagagagaaagagagacagagagagagagagagagagagagaaagagagagagagagagagagagagagagagagagagagagagagagaagagagagagagagagagagagagagagagagagagagagagagagagagagagagagagagaagagagagagagagagagagagagagagagagagagagagagagagagagagagagagagagagagagagagagagagagagagagagagagagagagagagagagagagagagagagagagagagagagagagagagagagagagagagagagagagagagagagagagagagagagagagacgagagagagagagagagagagagagagagagagagagagctagatagagatagatagagatagagatagagagagagagagagagagagagagagagagagagagagagagagagagagagagagagagagagagagagagagagagagagagagagagagagagagagagagagagagagagagagagagagagagagagagagagagagagagagagagagagagagagagagagagagagagagagagagatctggaaAAAGACAAACGTTGtccaaatattaaaaaaatggaACCAGCAGAAGGCACTAAATTATGGACCAGTGTGAAAGTCATATATTTCTTAGTGACGAAGAAAGTAAGAGGAGAGTAGGGAAGTAAGAACAGGGAGAGTAGGGTAGTAAGAACAGGGAGAGTAGGGAAGTAAGAACAGGGAGAGTAGGGAAGTAAGAACAAGGAGAGTAGGGAAGTAAGAACAGGGAGAGTAGGGAAGTAAGAACAGGGAGAGTAGGGAAGTAAGAACAGGGAGAGTAGGGTAGTAAGAACAGGGAGAGTAGGGAAGTAAGAACAGGGAGAGTAGGGAAGTAAGAACAAGGAGAGTAGGGAAGTAAGAACAAGGAGAGTAGGGAAGTAAGAACAGGGAGAGTAGGGAAGTAAGAACAAGGAGAGTAGGGAAGTAAGAACAGGGAGAGTAGGGAAGTAAGAACAGGGAGAGTAGGGAAGTAAGAACAGGGAGAGTAGGGAAGTAAGAACAAGGAGAGTAGGGAAGTAAGAACAGGGAGAGTAGGGAAGTAAGAACAGGGAGAGTAGGGAAGTAAGAACAGGGAGAGTAGGGAAGTAAGAACAAGGAGAGTAGGGAAGTAAGAACAGGGAGAGTAGGGAAGTAAGAACAAGGAGAGTAGGGAAGAACAAGGAGAGTAGGGAAGTAAGAACAAGGAGAGTAGGGAATTAAGAACAGGGAGAGTAGGGAAGTAAGAACAGGGAGAGTAGGGAAGTAAGAACAAGGAGAGTAGGGAAGTAAGAACAGGGAGAGTAGGGAAGTAAGAACAGGGAGAGTAGGGAAGTAAGAACAGGGAGAGTAGGGAAGTAAGAACAGGGAGAGTAGGGAAGTAAGAACAGGGAGAGTAGGGAAGTAAGAACAAGGAGAGTAGGGAAGTAAGAACAGGGAGAGTAGGGAAGTAAGAACAGGGAGAGTAGGGAAGTAAGAACCGGGGGAGTAGGGAAGTAAGAACAGGGAGAGTAGGGAAGTAAGAACAGGGAGAGTAGGGAAGTAAGAACAGGGAGAGTAGGGAAGTAAGAACAGGGAGAGTAGGGAAGGCCATGATGACGACCACCGTTGTACCGGAGGAGCGACATGAACTAGAGAGGGAAGATCACACCAACAAAATACACCACGAAGAAGAAAGATGGAGAGACTTGAACTTTTTTGTGTCTTAAACCAGTTAATACCTCATGAGTGACCCTCATGAATGGCTGAGGTGAAATGTAGGGAGTACCTGATGGgcagacagctgggtgtggggagtACATGATGGGTACTTACGAGAGTGACCCACCCGTGGGAGTGACCCACCCGTGGGAGTGACCCACCCGTGGGAGTGACCCACCCGTGGGAGTGACCCACCCGTGGGAGTGACCCACCCGGGGGAGTGACTTCCCCGTGTGAGTGACCCACCCGTGGGGGTGACCCAGCCGTGGGAGTGACTTCCCCGTGGGAGTGACCCACCCGTGGGAGTGACCCACCCGTGGGAGTGACCCACCCGTGGGAGTGACCCACCCGTGGGAGTGACCCACCCGTGGGAGTGACCCACCCGTGGGAGTGACCCACCCGTGGGAGTTACCCACCCGTGGGAGTGACCCACCCGTGGGAGTGACCCACCCGTGGGAGTGACCCACCCATGGGAGTGACCTACCCGTGGGCGTGACCTACCCGTGGGAGTGACCAACCCGTGGGAGTGACCCACCCGTGGGAGTGACCCACCAGTGGGAGTGACCCACCCGTGGGAGTGACGCACCCGTgggagtaacccccccccccgtgggagTGATCCACCCGTAGGAGTGACCCACTTGTGGGAGTGACCCACCCGTGGGAGTGACCCACCCGTGGGAGTGACCCACCCGTGGGAGTGACCCACCCGTGGGAGTGACCCACCCGTGGGAGTGACCCACCCGTGGGAATGACCCAACCGTGGGAGTGACCCACCCGTAGGAGTGACCCACTTGTGGGAGTGACCCACCCGTGGGAGTGACCCACCCGTGGGAGTGACCCACCCGTGGGAGTGACCCACCCGTGGGAGTGACCCACCCGTGGGAGTGACCCACCCGTGGGAGTGACCCACCCGTGGGAGTGACCCACCCGTGGGAGTGACCCACCCGTGGGAGTGACCCACCCGTGGGAGTGACCCACCCGTGGGAGTGACCCACCCGTGGAAGTGACCCACCAGTGGAGGTGACCCACTCGTGGGAGTGACCCACCCGTGGGATTGAAACACCCGTGGGAGTGACCCACCCGTGGGAGTGACCCACCCGTGGGAGTGACGCACCCGTGGGAGTGACCTACCCGTGGGAGTGACCCACCCGTGGGAGTGACGCACCCGTGGGAGTGACCTACCCGTGGGAGTGACCTACCTGTGGGAGTGACCCACCCGTGGGAGTGACCCACCCGTGGGAGTGACCCACCAGTGGGGGTGACCCACTCGTGGGAGTGACCCAGTGCACCACCCGTGGGAGTGACCCACCCGTGGAAGTGACCTACCCGTGGGAGTGACCCACCCATGGAAGTGACCTACCCGTGGGAGTGACCCACCCGTGGGAGTGACCCACCCGTGGGAGTGACCCACCCGTGGGAGTGACCCACCAGTGGGAGTGACCCACCCGTGGGAGTGACGCACCCGTGGGAGTGATCCACCCGTAGGAGTGACCCACTTGTGGGAGTGACCCACCCGTGGGAGTGACCCACCCGTGGGAGTGACCCACCCGTGGGAGTGACCCACCCGTGGGAGTGACCCACCCGTGGGAGTGACCCACCCGTGGGAATGACCCAACCGTGGGAGTGACCCACCCGTAGGAGTGACCCACTTGTGGGAGTGACCCACCCGTGGGAGTGACCCACCCGTGGGAGTGACCCACCCGTGGGAGTGACCCACCCGTGGGAGTGACCCACCCGTGGGAGTGACCCACCCGTGGGAGTGACCCACCCGTGGGAGTGACCCACCCGTGGGAGTGACCCACCCGTGGGAGTGACCCACCCGTGGGAGTGACCCACCCGTGGGAGTGACCCACCCGTGGAAGTGACCCACCAGTGGAGGTGACCCACTCGTGGGAGTGACCCACCCGTGGGAGTGAAACACCCGTGGGAGTGACCCACCCGTGGGAGTGACCCACCCGTGGGAGTGACGCACCCGTGGGAGTGACCTACCCGTGGGAGTGACCCACCCGTGGGAGTGACGCACCCGTGGGAGTGACCTACCCGTGGGAGTGACCTACCTGTGGGAGTGACCCACCCGTGGGAGTGACCCACCCGTGGGAGTGACCCACCAGTGGGGGTGACCCACTCGTGGGAGTGACCCAGTGCACCACCCGTGGGAGTGACCCACCCGTGGAAGTGACCTACCCGTGGGAGTGACCCACCCATGGAAGTGACCTACCCGTGGGAGTGACCCACCCGTGGGAGTGACCCACCCGTGGGAGTGACCCACCCGTGGGAGTGACCCACCCGTGGGAGTGACCCACCCGTGGGAGTGACCCACCGGTGGGAGTGACCCACCCGTGGGAGTGACCTACCCGTGGGAGTGACCCACCCGTGGGAGTAACCTACCCGTGGGAGTGACCCCCCGTTGGAGTGACCCTCCAATGGGAGTGACCCACCCGTGGGAGTGACCTACCCGTGGGAGTGACCTACCCGTGGGAGTGACCCACCCGTGGGAGTGACCCACTTGTGGGAGTGACCCACCCGTGGGAGTGACCCACCCGTGGGAGTGACCCACCCGTGGGAGTGACCCACCCGTGGGAGTGACCCACCCGTGGGAGTGACCTACCCGTGGGAGTGACCCACCCGTGGGACTGACCCAACCCTAGGACTGACCCACCCGTGGGAGTGACCCACCCGTGGGAGTGACCCCCCGTGGGAGTGACCTACCCGTGGGAGTGACCCCCCGTGGGAGTGACCCACCCGTAGGAGTGACCCCCGTGGGAGTGACCCACCCGTGGGAGTGACCCCCCCTGGGAGTGACCCACCCGTGGGAGTGACCTACCCGTGGGAGTGACCCACCCGTGGGAGTGACCTACCCGTGGGAGTGACCCACCCGTGGGAGTGACCCACCCGTGGGAGTGACCCACCCGTGGGAGTGACCCCCCTGGGAGTGACCTACCCGTGGGAGTGACCCCCCGTGGGAGTGACCTACCCGTGGGAGTGACCCCCCGTGGGAGTGACCCACCCGTGGGAGTGACCCCCTGTGGGAGTGACCCACCCGTGGGAGTGACCCACCCGTGGGAGTGACCCACCCGTGGGAGTGACCCCCCGTGGGAGTGATCCACCCGTGGGAGTGACCCACCCGTGGGAGTGACCCACCCGTGGGAGTGACCCACCCGTGGGACTAACCCCCCGTGGGAGTGACCCACCCGTGGGAGTGATCCACCCGTGGGAGTGACCCACCCGTGGGAGTGACCCACCCGTGGGAGTGACCCACCCGTGGGACTAACCCCCCGTGGGAGTGACCCACCCGTGGGACTAACCCCCCGTGGGAGTGACCCACCCGTGGGAGTGACCCCCCGTGAGAGTGACCCCCCGTGGGAGTGACCCCCCGTTGGAGTGACCCACCCGTGGGAGTGACCCACCCGTGGGAGTGACCCCCCGTGGGAGTGACCCCCCGTGGGAGTGACCCACCCGTGGGAGTGACCCACCCGTGGGAGTGACCTACCCGTGGGAGTGACCCCCCGTGGGAGTGACCCACCCGTGGGAGTGACCCACCCGTGGGAGTGACCCACCCGTGGAAGTGATCCACCCGTGGAAGTGACCTACCCGTGGGAGTGACCCCCCGTGGGAGTGACCCACCCGTGGGAGTGACCCACCCGTGGGAGTGACCCACCCGTGGAAGTGATCCACCCGTGGGAGTGACCCACCCGTGATTATTTGGAGAGTCTGATATCCCTTTAGGGTATCATGTAGGTAGGCACTATTAGGTCAACATTCGTGCGTCTGGCAGCGATGCAGCTCTGCCAGCGCGGCTGGCAGCGATGCACCTCTCCCAGAGCGGCTGGCAGCGATGCACCTCTGCCAGAGCGGCTGGCAGCGATGCACCTCTGCCAGAGCGGCTGGCAGCGATGCACCTCTCCCAGAGCGGCTGGCAGCGATGCACCTCTCCCAGAGCGGCTGGCAGCGATGCACCTCTGCCAGAGCGGCTGGCAGCGATGCACCTCTCCCAGAGCGGCTGGCAGCGATGCACCTCTCCCAGAGCGGCTGGCAGCGGTGCACCTCTCCCAGAGCGGCTGGCAGCGATGCACCTCTCCCAGACGGCTGGCAGCGATGCACCTCTGCCAGAGCAGCGATGCACCTCTGCCAGAGCGGCTGGCAGCGATGCACCTCTGCCAGAGCAGCGATGCACCTCTGCCAGAGCGTCTGGCAGCGATGCACCTCTCCCAGACGGCTGGCAGCGATGCACCTCTGCCAGAGCAGCGATGCACCTCTGCCAGACGGCTGGCAGCGATGCACCAGAAACACACAATGTTGTGGGAATGTCTGGGGTGACATTGAGCGTATTGGAAGCTTGTGTTTCCATTTATCCTCAAATAACAAGTGTCTGgtcttggtaaagctggaccctgaAGTCTCCCTCCTCCTGGTGACTATGTTTGTGATAAAACaccgttcattttgtgtgctTTATTGCAGCAGACACTCTACATTACCATCTTGGTCATGGAAGACTCCACATTACCACTTAGGGATAGCAGACTCTCCAGATTACCAGATAGAGATAACAGACTCTCCAGATTACCAAGTTAGAGATAGTAGACTCTCCAGATTATAATGTTAGAGATAACTGACTCTCCAGATTATAAAGTTAGAGATAACTGACTCTCCAGATTACCGAGTTAGAGAAAGCAGACTCTCCAGATTACCTAGTCAGAGATAGCAGACTCTCCCCAAGTTATAGATAGTGCACTCTCCAAATTACCAAGTTAGAGATAGCAGACTCTCCACATTACCAGATAGAGATAACAGACTCTCCAGATTACCAAGTTAGAGAAAGCAGACTCTCCAGATAACAAGTTAGAGATAGCAGACTCTCCAGATTACCAAGTTAGAGAAAGCAGACTCTCCAGATTACCAAATTAGAGGAAGAAGACTCTCCAGATTACCGAGTTAGAGATAGCAGACTCTCCAGATTACCGAGTTAGAGATAGCAGACTCTCCAGATTACCGAGATAGAGATAGCAGACTCTCCAGTTACCAATTTAGAGATAGCAGACTCTCCAGATTACCGAGTTAGAGATAGCAGACTCTCCAGATTACCACGTTAGAGATAGCAGACTCTCCAGATTACCGAGTTTGAGCTAGCAGACTCTCCAGATTACCGAGTTAGAGATAGCAGACTCTCCAGTTACCAAGTTAGAGATAGCAGACTCTCCAGATTACCGAGTTAGAGATAGCAGACTCTCCAGATTACCGAGTTAGAGATAGCAGACTCTCCAGTTACTAAGTTTGAGATAGTAGACTCTCCAGATTACCGAGTTAGAGATAGCAGACTCTCCAGTTACCAAGTTAGAGATAGCAGACTCTCCAGATTACCGAGTTAGAGATAGCAGACTCTCCAGATTACCGAGTTAGAGATAGCAGACTCCAGATTACCGAGTTAGAGATAGCAGACTCTCCAGATTACCGAGTTAGAGATAGCAGACTCTCCACTTACCAAGTTAGAGATAGCAGACTCTCCAGATTACCAGGTTAGAGATAGCAGACTCCAGATTACCGAGTTAGAGATAGCAGACTCTCCAGATTACCATGTTAGAGATAGCCGACTCTCCAGATTACCGAGTTAGAGATAGCAGACTCTCCAGATTACCGAGTTAGAGATAGCCGACTCTCCAGATTACCGAGTTAGAGATAGCAAACTCTCCAGATTACCAAGTTAGAGATAGCAAACTCTCCAGATTACCGAGTTAGAGATAGCAGACTCTCCAGATTACCGAGTTAGAGATAGCAGACTCCAGATTACCGACTTAGAGATAGCAGACTCTCCAGATTACCGAGTTAGAGATAGCAGACTCTCCACTTACCAAGTTAGAGATAGCAGACTCTCCAGATTACCGAGTTAGAGATAGCAGACTCTCCAGTTACCAGGTTAGAGATAGCAGACTCTCCAGTTACCAAGGTAGAGATAGCAGACCCTCCAGATTACCAAGTTAGAGATAGCAGACTCTACAGTTACCAAGTTAGAGATAGCAGACTCTCCAGTTACCAAGTTAGAGATAGCAGACTCTCCAGTTACCAAGGTAGAGATAGCAGACTCTTCAGATTACCAAGTTAGAGATAGCAGACTCTCCAGTAACCAAGTTAGAGACAGCAGACTCTCCAGATTACCAAGTTAGAGATAGCAGACTCTCTGGTTACCAAGTTAGAGATAGCAGACTCTCTAGTTACCAAGTTAGAGATAGCAGACTCTCCAGATTACCAAGTTAGAGATAGCAGACTCTCTAGTTACCAAGTTAGAGATGGCAGACTCTCCAGTAACCAAGTTAGAGATAGCAGACTCTCCAGTTACCAAGTTAGAGATAGCAGACTCTCTAGTTACCAAGTTAGAGATAGCAGACTCTCCAGTTACCAAGTTAGAGATAGCAGACTCTCCAGTTACTAAGTTAGAGATAGCAGACTCTCTAGTTACCAAGTTAGAGATAGCAGACTCTCCAGTTACCAAGTTAGAGATAGCAGACTCTCCAGTTACCAAGTTAGAGATAGCAGACTCTCTAGTTACCAAGTTAGAGATAGCAGACTCTCCAGATTACCAAGTTAGAGATAGCAGACTCTCCAGTAACCAAGTTAGAGATAGCAGACTCTCCAGATTACCACGTTAGAGATAGCAGACTCTCCAGATTACCGAGTTTGAGCTAGCAGACTCTCCAGATTACCGAGTTAGAGATAGCAGACTCTCCAGTTACCAAGTTAGAGATAGCAGACTCTCCAGATTACCGAGTTAGAGATAGCAGACTCTCCAGATTACCGAGTTAGAGATAGCAGACTCTCCAGTTACTAAGTTTGAGATAGTAGACTCTCCAGATTACCGAGTTAGAGATAGCAGACTCTCCAGTTACCAAGTTAGAGATAGCAGACTCTCCAGATTACCGAGTTAGAGATAGCAGACTCTCCAGATTACCGAGTTAGAGATAGCAGACTCCAGATTACCGAGTTAGAGATAGCAGACTCTCCAGATTACCGAGTTAGAGATAGCAGACTCTCCACTTACCAAGTTAGAGATAGCAGACTCTCCAGATTACCAGGTTAGAGATAGCAGACACCAGATTACCGAGTTAGAGATAGCAGACTCTCCAGATTACCATGTTAGAGATAGCCGACTCTCCAGATTACCGAGTTAGAGATAGCCGACTCTCCAGATTACCGAGTTAGAGATAGCAGACTCTCCAGATTACCGAGTTAGAGATAGCCGACTCTCCAGATTACCGAGTTAGAGATAGCAAACTCTCCAGATTACCAAGTTAGAGATAGCAAACTCTCCAGATTACCGAGTTAGAGATAGCAGACTCTCCAGATTACCGAGTTAGAGATAGCAGACTCCAGATTACCGAGTTAGAGATAGCAGACTCTCCAGATTACCGAGTTAGAGATAGCAGACTCTCCACTTACCAAGTTAGAGATAGCAGACTCTCCAGATTACCGAGTTAGAGATAGCAGACTCTCCAGTTACCAGGTTAGAGATAGCAGACTCTCCAGTTACCAAGGTAGAGATAGCAGACCCTCCAGATTACCAAGTTAGAGATAGCAGACTCTACAGTTACCAAGTTAGAGATAGCAGACTCTCCAGTTACCAAGTTAGAGATAGCTGACTCTCCAGTTACCAAGGTAGAGATAGCAGACTCTTCAGATTACCAAGTTAGAGATAGCAGACTCTCCAGTAACCAAGTTAGAGACAGCAGACTCTCCAGATTACCAAGTTAGAGATAGCAGACTCTCTGGTTACCAAGTTAGAGATAGCAGACTCTCTAGTTACCAAGTTAGAGATAGCAGACTCTCCAGATTACCAAGTTAGAGATAGCAGACTCTCTAGTTACCAAGTTAGAGATGGCAGACTCTCCAGTAACCAAGTTAGAGATAGCAGACTCTCCAGTTACCAAGTTAGAGATAGCAGACTCTCTAGTTACCAAGTTAGAGATAGCAGACTCTCCAGTTACCAAGTTAGAGATAGCAGACTCTCCAGTTACTAAGTTAGAGATAGCAGACTCTCTAGTTACCAAGTTAGAGATAGCAGACTCTCCAGTTACCAAGTTAGAGATAGCAGACTCTCCAGTTACCAAGTTAGAGATAGCAGACTCTCTAGTTACCAAGTTAGAGATAGCAGACTCTCCAGATTACCAAGTTAGAGATAGCAGACTCTCCAGTAACCAAGTTAGAGATAGCAGACTCTCCAGATTACCAAGTTAGAGATAGCAGACTCTCCAGTAACCAAGTTAGAGATAGCAGACTCTCCAGTTACCAAGTTAGAGATAGTAGACTCTCTAGTTACTAAGTTAGAGATAGCAGACTCTCTAGTTACCAAGTTAGAGATAGCAGACTCTCTAGTTACTAAGTTAGAGATAGCAGACTCTCCAGTTACCAAGTTAGAGATAGCAGACGCTCTAGTTACTAAGTTAGAGATAGCAGACTCTCTAGTTACCAAGTTAGAGATAGCAGACTCTCCTCGCGAGATTCAACAAGAAGGAAGCGCAAGAAATTTTAAACGAAGCTGAGATGAGAACCACTTTGAAGTTGAGTGACAACTGAAGACATTTATGACTTCAGACATCAAAGGTACTTGTGgagtgttggtagggggggggggcggggtgcaGCTGCGGGAGGGGTAGTGAGTCTTCACAGTGACGTCTTGAGTTTTCACAGTATTCAGTGACGTCTGGAGTTTTCACAGTATTCAGTGACGTCTGGAGTTTTCACAGTATTCAGTGACGTCTGGAGTCATCACAGTGTTCAGTGACGTCTGGAGTCATCACAGTGTTCAGTGACGTCTGGAGTCATCACAGTGTTCAGTGACGTCTGGAGTCATCACAGTGTTCAGTGACGTCTGGAGTCATCACAGTGTTCAGTGACGTCTGGAGTCATCACAGTGTTCAGTGACGTCTGGAGTCATCACAGTGATCAGTGACGTCTGGAGTCATCACAGTGTTCAGTGACGTCTGGAGTCATCACAGTGTTCAGTGACGTCTGGAGTCATCACAGTGATCAGTGACGTCTGGAGTCATCACAGTGTTCAGTGACGTCTGGAGTCATCACAGTGTTCAGTGACGTCTGGAGTCATCACAGTGATCAGTGACGTCTGGAGTCATCACAGTGTTCAGTGACGTCTGGAGTCATCACAGTGTTCAGTGACGTCTGGAGTTATCACAGTGATCAGTGACGTCAGTAGTCTTCACAAGAGTCAGGAAGGT
This genomic window from Procambarus clarkii isolate CNS0578487 chromosome 1, FALCON_Pclarkii_2.0, whole genome shotgun sequence contains:
- the LOC138363665 gene encoding uncharacterized protein, which encodes MADSPVTKLEIADSPVTKLEIADSLVTKLEIADSPVTKLEIADSPVTKLEIADSLVTKLEIADSPVTKLEIADSPVTKLEIADSLVTKLEIADSPDYQITKLEIADSPVTKLEIADSPVTKLEIVDSLVTKLEIADSLVTKLEIADSLVTKLEIADSPVTKLEIADALVTKLEIADSLVTKLEIADSPREIQQEGSARNFKRS
- the LOC138363656 gene encoding uncharacterized protein, yielding MADSPVTKLEIADSPVTKLEIADSLVTKLEIADSPVTKLEIADSPVTKLEIADSLVTKLEIADSPVTKLEIADSPVTKLEIADSLVTKLEIADSPDYQVRDSRLSSNQITELEIADSPVTKFEIVDSPDYRVRDSRLSSYQVRDSRLSRLPKIADSPLTKLEIADSPDYQVRDSRHQITELEIADSPDYHITELEIADSPDYRVRDSRLQITELEIADSPDYRVRDSRLSTYQITKLEIADSTVTKLEIADSPVTKLEIADSPVTKVEIADSSDYQVRDSRLSSNQVRDSRLSRLPS